In Microvenator marinus, one genomic interval encodes:
- a CDS encoding sensor histidine kinase produces the protein MQAFELILRLLEKASVLLAVALTLLMVRPAQVWLQETGREASVRRRLFLAAVLSVVAIWGVFLGMSIDGQRFNVRMLGIIVAGFLGGRKVGSVVGLLAGLVYGWQIGMPMAFYACAASILVGALSGWWSRKFGTGVWTVALGATLVQLLYHFGIGAVMVAVDPELALVEASNHTLHIAKIVANTVGAVVFMALLTLAGDLEKLREEAQSSKEQAHTAKLEALQYQVQPHFLFNILNTLAYLIRTNPARARELTLELSDFLRYTLARDKEETTLADEVEQIKRYVELERARFGDGLKFEVGASVKQFKHLRVPPLILQPLVENAIKHASRGDEVCVELRLSETEDGLLVEVLDDGPGVPTPAQMAEPRVSGLGLKNVQERLRRFYAGDPELELVDREDGQGAVARFVIPLDRGSGVEAIARRLLS, from the coding sequence ATGCAGGCATTTGAACTCATACTTCGGCTACTCGAGAAGGCTTCGGTGCTCCTGGCGGTGGCGCTGACACTTCTCATGGTCCGCCCGGCGCAAGTCTGGTTGCAGGAGACAGGCCGAGAGGCCTCCGTCCGCCGGCGTCTCTTTCTAGCCGCAGTGCTCAGTGTCGTCGCCATCTGGGGAGTCTTTCTCGGGATGTCGATCGATGGCCAGCGGTTCAACGTGCGCATGTTGGGCATCATCGTGGCGGGGTTTCTCGGTGGGCGAAAGGTCGGGTCCGTGGTGGGCCTCTTGGCGGGGCTCGTGTATGGCTGGCAAATTGGCATGCCGATGGCGTTCTACGCGTGTGCGGCGAGCATTCTGGTGGGCGCGTTGTCTGGGTGGTGGAGCCGTAAGTTTGGGACCGGCGTGTGGACCGTGGCGCTCGGCGCGACGCTTGTACAGCTGCTCTACCACTTTGGGATCGGTGCTGTGATGGTAGCCGTAGACCCTGAGCTTGCGCTCGTGGAGGCCTCAAACCATACGCTTCATATCGCAAAAATTGTGGCGAACACGGTGGGCGCCGTTGTGTTCATGGCGCTGCTCACCCTGGCCGGAGATCTGGAAAAGCTGAGGGAAGAAGCTCAATCGTCCAAAGAACAGGCGCATACGGCGAAGCTCGAAGCCCTGCAATATCAGGTGCAGCCACACTTTCTTTTCAATATCTTGAACACCCTCGCGTATCTGATTCGCACGAACCCCGCGCGCGCTCGGGAGTTGACCTTGGAGCTCTCGGATTTCCTTCGATACACGCTTGCCCGCGACAAAGAAGAGACGACGCTCGCCGACGAGGTCGAGCAGATCAAACGATATGTGGAGCTCGAGCGCGCCCGCTTTGGTGATGGGCTTAAGTTTGAGGTGGGGGCGTCGGTCAAGCAGTTCAAGCATCTGAGGGTGCCGCCTTTGATTCTGCAGCCCCTTGTGGAAAACGCGATCAAGCACGCATCACGCGGGGATGAGGTCTGCGTGGAGCTGCGGCTAAGCGAAACCGAGGACGGTCTTTTGGTAGAGGTTTTGGACGATGGCCCCGGGGTGCCGACGCCGGCTCAGATGGCGGAGCCGCGTGTCAGTGGGCTTGGACTCAAGAACGTGCAGGAGCGGCTACGTAGATTCTATGCGGGTGATCCCGAGCTTGAGCTCGTGGATCGAGAAGATGGGCAGGGCGCGGTGGCGCGTTTTGTGATCCCACTTGACCGCGGGTCGGGAGTTGAGGCAATTGCGCGCAGACTCTTGTCTTAA
- a CDS encoding isopenicillin N synthase family dioxygenase, protein MTEQTIPVVNLRDYTHGGAEEREAFVQALGKALQELGFVAVDGHGVPTDLIHENYRLFESLFGLDDESKRKYERPETGRQRGYTSFGVEHAKGHEKADLKEFWHVGRELPAGHPLARRMPRNEWPSEIEDFRTKTMALYTAMDTCAQHLLEAISVYLGEAPNALPDMAKDGNSVLRVIHYPVCDGFDDPGTMRAAAHEDINLITLLPEATQSGLEILTRDGQWLEVPSLPGQMIVDTGDMMRRVTNDVIPATTHRVVNPKGTPTDRYSMPFFTHPHPDAKLKVLASCLKDGEEPRYPEQTADEYLMERLRENKVG, encoded by the coding sequence ATGACCGAGCAAACGATTCCCGTAGTGAATTTGAGAGACTATACCCACGGTGGTGCCGAAGAGCGCGAAGCCTTTGTGCAGGCCCTCGGCAAGGCCCTTCAAGAGCTTGGCTTTGTGGCTGTGGACGGGCACGGCGTGCCTACGGATTTGATACACGAAAACTACCGTCTCTTTGAGTCGCTCTTTGGTCTCGATGACGAGTCGAAGCGCAAGTACGAACGCCCGGAGACCGGTCGCCAGCGCGGGTACACGTCGTTTGGCGTGGAGCACGCGAAAGGCCACGAGAAGGCGGACCTGAAGGAGTTTTGGCACGTCGGCCGTGAGCTCCCAGCCGGGCATCCTCTGGCGCGCCGCATGCCGCGAAACGAGTGGCCGAGTGAGATCGAGGACTTCCGAACCAAGACCATGGCGCTCTACACAGCCATGGATACGTGCGCACAGCACCTGCTTGAGGCGATTTCGGTCTACCTTGGCGAAGCGCCGAATGCGCTCCCGGACATGGCCAAAGACGGGAACAGCGTGCTTCGCGTGATTCACTACCCTGTGTGCGATGGATTCGATGACCCGGGTACGATGCGTGCCGCTGCTCATGAGGATATCAACCTGATCACGCTCCTGCCTGAAGCGACTCAGTCTGGGCTCGAGATTTTGACGCGCGATGGACAGTGGCTAGAGGTCCCGTCATTGCCAGGGCAAATGATCGTGGATACCGGAGACATGATGCGTCGGGTGACGAATGACGTCATTCCCGCGACCACGCACCGCGTGGTGAATCCGAAGGGTACGCCCACCGATCGCTACTCGATGCCCTTCTTTACGCACCCTCATCCGGACGCGAAGCTCAAGGTTCTGGCGTCGTGCCTCAAAGACGGCGAGGAGCCTCGGTATCCTGAGCAGACTGCGGACGAGTATCTGATGGAGCGGCTGCGGGAGAATAAGGTTGGCTGA
- a CDS encoding succinylglutamate desuccinylase/aspartoacylase family protein: MADFEIAGHEIPPGVRSEIMIDIGRLPDFTEVDMRVKVIRGVEDGPTVFVTACIHGDEVNGLEVVRKLGRALNPQELAGTVILVPIVNVFGFIQKSRYLPDRRDLNRSFPGSTRGSMASQLANKVIEHVVCKSDVGIDLHTGPEGRFNLPQAWVNHEWPEARELAQAFGMPYTLKDSPRDGSLRKAAQGLGVPVVLFEGGEGLRFEKPAIQQAFEGVLRVLGAKGMIEKMPETETIWVENTRWVRARRAGVLRPKVRSGDQVEESMSLGSVGDPFGSKLFKISAPKSGVVLSHATSPLVNKGDAIFRIGTL; this comes from the coding sequence TTGGCTGATTTCGAGATCGCCGGCCATGAGATACCGCCCGGGGTTCGGTCTGAGATTATGATCGATATCGGTAGACTTCCTGATTTTACGGAAGTCGATATGCGAGTGAAGGTGATCCGTGGCGTGGAAGATGGGCCGACTGTCTTCGTGACCGCATGTATTCATGGGGACGAGGTCAATGGGCTTGAAGTCGTGCGCAAGCTCGGTCGCGCGCTCAACCCGCAGGAGCTCGCCGGTACCGTGATTCTGGTGCCGATCGTCAACGTCTTCGGCTTCATACAAAAGTCGCGATATCTGCCGGACAGGCGAGATCTAAACCGGTCGTTTCCTGGGAGCACACGGGGGTCGATGGCTTCGCAGCTTGCGAACAAGGTGATCGAGCATGTGGTGTGTAAGTCCGACGTCGGGATTGACCTGCATACTGGACCCGAGGGGCGTTTTAACCTTCCGCAGGCCTGGGTGAACCACGAATGGCCCGAAGCCCGGGAGTTGGCTCAGGCCTTTGGGATGCCTTACACGCTCAAGGACTCGCCGCGCGACGGCTCGCTTAGAAAGGCTGCTCAGGGCCTCGGTGTGCCCGTGGTGCTCTTTGAGGGCGGCGAGGGCCTGCGATTTGAGAAGCCGGCCATTCAGCAGGCCTTTGAGGGCGTGCTACGCGTACTTGGCGCCAAAGGCATGATCGAAAAGATGCCCGAGACGGAGACGATTTGGGTCGAAAATACGCGTTGGGTCAGGGCACGCCGCGCGGGTGTGCTTCGTCCCAAGGTGCGTAGCGGTGATCAGGTGGAGGAGTCCATGAGCCTTGGGTCGGTGGGCGATCCGTTTGGTTCCAAGCTCTTCAAGATCAGTGCCCCCAAGTCCGGCGTGGTGCTCTCTCACGCGACTTCACCGCTGGTGAACAAGGGCGACGCCATCTTCAGGATCGGAACCCTCTAA
- a CDS encoding putative metal-binding motif-containing protein — MLKYVLILSLILSACGSDDPTEEEGMPNETEDLRDTTPPPEMPPVDENEPEPEPEPEPEPEPEPEPEPEPEPEPCECTVGFTQCQGDLEQMCEPDPSSTDETCGKWGTAMECASPQQVCILTMCATPDGCVDEDGDGYGNGCDPGPDCDDADATVYPGAPELCDGKDNACTGVVDGGLDVGESCSVGVGACEVTGAFICDASSAIVCDAVAAAPGVEICDGIDNDCDGETDEDDVCGSSFCDLDFNEPNDSVATATLLGAGSMTVGISCDADVDYFALDVTPNRAYRLNLPYYDTLGDVDVEVLANGTTPVGTGATFGSGLRVSFTAQAGSTYVARVSNVSATDTYYQISLVEELSSCQNEDIFAPNQSRSTASLLLPEWYIDGGVCANTSDWYNLGSLEVGDGVDVYLDMAAPIVGDLDLYLWNDPDGDGNFTIAGSSLRPEGVDEDLYHVVSVAGPYYIQVTGYLGDPGPYLLEYYLD; from the coding sequence ATGCTCAAATACGTTCTTATCTTATCTCTAATCCTCAGCGCGTGCGGGTCCGACGACCCGACCGAAGAAGAGGGTATGCCCAATGAAACCGAGGATTTGAGAGATACGACGCCTCCGCCAGAGATGCCTCCGGTAGATGAGAACGAGCCTGAGCCAGAACCCGAGCCTGAGCCGGAACCCGAGCCTGAGCCGGAACCCGAGCCTGAGCCGGAACCTGAACCGTGTGAGTGTACGGTGGGCTTTACGCAATGCCAGGGAGACCTTGAGCAGATGTGCGAGCCTGATCCCTCAAGCACTGACGAGACGTGTGGAAAGTGGGGCACAGCCATGGAGTGCGCATCGCCGCAACAGGTCTGTATTCTGACCATGTGCGCTACGCCCGACGGTTGCGTGGATGAGGACGGTGACGGATACGGCAATGGCTGTGATCCTGGGCCGGATTGCGATGATGCGGATGCCACCGTTTACCCTGGGGCGCCGGAGCTCTGTGACGGTAAAGACAATGCATGTACCGGTGTAGTGGATGGCGGTTTGGACGTTGGGGAGTCCTGTTCGGTGGGAGTTGGAGCCTGTGAAGTCACCGGAGCCTTTATCTGTGATGCTTCGAGTGCGATCGTCTGTGATGCCGTGGCTGCCGCGCCGGGCGTCGAGATTTGCGACGGAATCGACAACGATTGTGACGGCGAGACGGATGAGGACGACGTGTGCGGCTCGTCTTTCTGCGACCTGGATTTTAACGAGCCGAATGACTCCGTTGCTACGGCAACGCTGTTGGGCGCGGGTTCGATGACGGTCGGGATTAGTTGTGACGCCGATGTAGACTATTTTGCTCTCGATGTGACGCCAAACCGGGCGTATCGGTTGAATCTCCCCTACTACGACACCCTTGGGGATGTGGATGTGGAGGTCTTGGCGAACGGCACGACCCCGGTTGGGACTGGCGCTACCTTCGGGAGCGGGCTTCGGGTATCGTTCACGGCACAGGCAGGAAGCACTTATGTTGCGCGTGTGAGCAACGTTTCCGCTACGGACACCTACTACCAGATATCGCTCGTCGAAGAGCTCTCGTCCTGCCAAAACGAGGATATCTTTGCGCCGAATCAATCGCGTTCGACCGCTTCGTTGTTGCTCCCGGAGTGGTACATCGACGGCGGGGTGTGCGCCAACACAAGCGATTGGTACAATCTTGGGTCCCTGGAAGTCGGGGATGGCGTGGACGTCTACCTCGATATGGCGGCACCAATCGTGGGCGATCTGGACCTATACCTCTGGAACGATCCAGACGGAGATGGGAACTTTACCATCGCGGGCTCATCGCTACGTCCGGAGGGTGTAGACGAGGATCTCTATCACGTGGTTTCCGTGGCGGGTCCTTACTATATTCAGGTTACGGGTTATCTCGGTGACCCCGGCCCGTACCTGCTCGAGTACTACCTCGACTGA
- a CDS encoding OmpA family protein, with amino-acid sequence MVRIFGSFLVCLAAALLASPVVAQETEAPAEEAPESEESLTEDTEETEDEDEEEDEVRESADGSYEWKPSWGVGLEVGFWFMEMERWNAQLIEPNGETPFDQTGLWHFDLFVEASLLENTRISLFGGFQTPFGDNPSLSAWYVGLEPAFAFRRDMWEVALGVGVGFGAVSNEYQSGNSLDASLVLMRPFLEVRRYLTDWMGVYGRFGFNQWLISDPELDGLLFTVAGDESSVGVNPDNLNEGGPFLALGVRFGSYPEHVREIGDTDGDGLLDDIDECPEDPEDFDNFEDTDGCPDLDNDNDGILDVDDKCPDVAGIAELGGCPAEDTDGDGISNHLDKCPDVAGVAELEGCPILDGDNDGIPDHKDKCPEKAGVPEKEGCPYDRVQVTMAKIEILDKVFFDLDKATIKEESFSLLDEVASTINAYPRIKLIEVQGHTDHAGRAAYNKDLSARRAQSVVDYLISKGVQTDRLVSKGYGMEQPLVPLPENGKETPEGAEKNRRVEFVILEQEEVTKEVPENELPAEEKIENVEPVEGEPTEGESAE; translated from the coding sequence ATGGTTAGAATTTTTGGATCATTTCTGGTGTGCCTCGCAGCCGCCCTATTGGCCTCACCTGTAGTTGCTCAGGAAACAGAAGCTCCCGCTGAAGAAGCGCCGGAATCGGAAGAGAGCCTGACTGAGGATACCGAAGAGACAGAGGATGAGGACGAGGAAGAAGACGAGGTTCGTGAGAGCGCTGACGGCTCCTATGAGTGGAAACCCTCATGGGGTGTAGGTCTCGAGGTCGGCTTCTGGTTCATGGAGATGGAGCGTTGGAACGCCCAACTCATTGAGCCTAATGGAGAAACACCGTTCGACCAAACTGGCCTATGGCATTTCGACCTCTTCGTTGAGGCGTCGCTTTTGGAGAACACGCGTATCTCGCTTTTCGGTGGCTTTCAGACGCCGTTTGGTGACAACCCGAGCCTCTCGGCTTGGTACGTGGGTCTTGAGCCAGCGTTCGCGTTCCGACGGGATATGTGGGAAGTCGCGTTGGGTGTCGGTGTTGGATTCGGCGCTGTGAGCAACGAGTATCAGAGCGGCAACAGCCTCGACGCAAGCCTTGTCCTGATGCGGCCCTTCCTTGAAGTTCGTCGCTACCTCACAGACTGGATGGGCGTGTACGGCCGTTTTGGATTCAACCAATGGCTTATCAGCGATCCTGAGCTCGACGGCCTGCTCTTCACTGTTGCCGGTGACGAGTCCAGCGTAGGAGTCAATCCTGACAACCTGAACGAGGGTGGTCCATTCCTCGCACTTGGTGTGCGTTTTGGCTCATACCCAGAGCATGTGCGTGAGATCGGGGATACCGATGGCGACGGCCTCTTGGATGACATCGACGAGTGTCCTGAGGATCCAGAAGATTTCGACAACTTCGAAGATACCGACGGTTGCCCTGATTTGGACAACGATAACGACGGGATTCTCGACGTTGACGACAAGTGCCCAGATGTGGCTGGCATTGCTGAGCTCGGAGGATGTCCTGCTGAGGACACCGACGGTGATGGCATCTCGAACCACCTCGACAAATGTCCAGACGTGGCGGGTGTGGCTGAACTTGAGGGCTGCCCGATTCTCGACGGCGACAACGACGGAATTCCTGACCACAAGGACAAATGTCCTGAGAAGGCGGGAGTGCCTGAGAAAGAAGGCTGTCCATACGATCGCGTTCAGGTCACCATGGCCAAGATCGAGATTTTGGATAAGGTCTTTTTCGACCTCGACAAGGCCACGATCAAGGAAGAGTCGTTCAGCCTCCTCGACGAAGTTGCATCAACGATTAACGCCTACCCACGCATCAAGTTGATCGAGGTGCAAGGGCACACTGACCATGCGGGTAGAGCGGCGTACAACAAGGATCTCTCAGCACGCCGTGCACAATCGGTCGTGGACTACTTGATCTCCAAGGGCGTTCAGACCGACCGGCTCGTCTCGAAGGGTTATGGAATGGAGCAACCCCTGGTTCCGCTGCCAGAGAATGGCAAGGAGACGCCTGAGGGAGCGGAGAAGAACCGTCGCGTGGAGTTCGTGATCCTCGAGCAAGAGGAAGTCACCAAAGAGGTGCCTGAGAACGAATTGCCAGCAGAAGAGAAGATCGAGAACGTTGAGCCAGTTGAAGGCGAGCCTACGGAAGGCGAGTCCGCTGAGTGA
- a CDS encoding amidohydrolase — MKTLFEHETIYVDPNGTRTDALLVEAGRILAIGEEARSAATDERVVLEGACLVPGLTDAHIHLWGLGQRSLGSPIVELRGASGPEELLQRLRGAALWDGWVFGMGWDENLWGDSRLSLSQLDEAFPNVPVCLRRIDGHAFWVNSLALRLAGIDETTQMPGGECVKVGGLLTGLLVDKAMEPVSAILPTVPESEDEAVYRESVSRLRSFGITGAHKAWMPANRMGMLERLKAQGELGIRLYLFLDGMDPDLHEVFDSGPYGDVDLGVGCVKFFADGAMGSRGARLFEPYRDSGRGVWVHGPELLNERIPWLAERGWQVAVHAIGDEAASAVLDAYALVPNDVRRAARLRLEHAQMMRDADIERMRELGVVPSVQFIHMRSDAAWLEQVLSAPQLLELFRWRDLAEAGTLAGGSDFPIEDPNPWHAISCAMTRRDAKGRVFHVEHALSFKEAFASYTTGAAWARHQEKSLGKLEPGFFADFAILDRDPFSSSAEEIWEMNCLGVALGGDLDLFAS; from the coding sequence ATGAAGACACTTTTTGAGCATGAGACGATCTACGTAGACCCAAATGGAACGCGTACGGACGCGCTCCTGGTGGAGGCCGGTCGCATTCTGGCGATCGGCGAGGAGGCCCGCAGTGCAGCTACGGACGAGCGAGTGGTGCTCGAGGGAGCCTGTTTGGTCCCGGGTCTGACCGACGCGCACATACATCTCTGGGGCCTTGGGCAACGCTCACTTGGTAGTCCAATTGTGGAGCTGCGTGGAGCGTCGGGGCCCGAGGAGTTGCTGCAGAGGCTGCGTGGTGCAGCCTTATGGGATGGGTGGGTCTTCGGTATGGGCTGGGACGAGAACCTCTGGGGGGATAGCCGACTTAGCCTGAGCCAACTTGATGAGGCCTTCCCCAATGTCCCGGTGTGTTTGAGGCGAATCGACGGTCATGCGTTTTGGGTGAACTCGCTCGCGCTGCGCCTGGCGGGCATTGACGAAACTACACAGATGCCGGGCGGCGAGTGCGTGAAAGTGGGTGGGCTTCTCACAGGGTTGCTCGTGGATAAGGCGATGGAACCGGTGTCCGCGATACTGCCTACGGTTCCGGAGAGTGAGGATGAGGCTGTCTATAGGGAGAGCGTTTCCCGACTGCGAAGCTTTGGTATTACGGGGGCTCATAAGGCGTGGATGCCCGCCAACCGCATGGGCATGTTGGAGCGATTGAAGGCGCAAGGGGAGTTGGGGATACGTCTCTATCTCTTCCTAGATGGCATGGATCCGGATTTACACGAGGTCTTTGATAGCGGTCCCTATGGTGACGTGGACCTTGGCGTGGGTTGTGTGAAGTTCTTCGCGGACGGTGCGATGGGGTCGCGTGGTGCGCGTCTTTTTGAGCCGTACCGGGATTCTGGTCGTGGAGTTTGGGTCCATGGACCTGAGCTTCTCAACGAGCGCATTCCGTGGTTGGCGGAGCGAGGCTGGCAGGTGGCGGTTCATGCGATCGGGGATGAGGCGGCGTCTGCGGTATTGGACGCGTATGCCCTTGTGCCGAACGATGTGCGGAGGGCTGCCAGATTGAGACTCGAACACGCTCAGATGATGCGTGATGCGGATATTGAGCGAATGAGGGAGCTCGGCGTGGTTCCCAGTGTGCAGTTCATTCATATGCGTTCTGACGCCGCCTGGCTTGAACAGGTGCTTTCCGCGCCTCAGCTCTTGGAGCTTTTTCGTTGGAGAGATCTCGCTGAGGCAGGGACATTGGCTGGCGGCTCGGATTTCCCGATCGAGGATCCCAACCCATGGCACGCGATTTCGTGTGCGATGACACGAAGGGACGCAAAGGGCCGAGTGTTTCACGTGGAACACGCGTTGAGCTTCAAAGAAGCTTTTGCTTCCTACACAACCGGCGCCGCGTGGGCACGGCATCAAGAGAAGTCACTCGGCAAGCTTGAACCCGGATTTTTCGCTGACTTTGCGATCTTGGACAGAGATCCATTTAGCTCTAGTGCGGAGGAGATTTGGGAAATGAATTGTCTAGGTGTCGCGCTCGGTGGTGACCTTGATCTCTTTGCCTCCTAA
- a CDS encoding tetratricopeptide repeat protein translates to MKEPQLIETIPWLLEKADDLFDQRRDEARSYYTRALEATQDPAVREHAHMRLAVLDHRAGQRTQALQHLEAAHSASPNKPKTLQALASLCIEYADPRSLYWALHYLDQSEADQAIQSLPLVARSLLIMNEPEASLRVTLGALEQFPTHPHLLETLSRIYEAEGDWIAAIQTRDTLIDILKSALSKYSTDNTPELQGALDVEGATARIEDATRHLQKGLHVVDLEVIEGEFGLSRLNHPQGLHTLIARLSVEPRATELLGMAQRLWAQSQEYDLDLHLGSLNLAAAIEWSTRKLFWMPHPEPKAWEVYGVEEDQIRAAVRLLQSSLKFEVLPASVYQLISRAQRHEMERWLLAYLLHVDSDSLASARMLI, encoded by the coding sequence ATGAAAGAACCACAGCTGATTGAAACAATTCCCTGGCTTCTGGAAAAGGCTGACGACCTCTTTGACCAACGCCGCGATGAGGCCCGAAGCTACTACACCCGAGCACTCGAGGCCACACAAGACCCCGCTGTGCGGGAACACGCGCACATGCGACTCGCCGTTTTAGACCACCGAGCAGGGCAACGAACCCAGGCACTCCAACACTTGGAGGCCGCTCATTCCGCCTCCCCGAACAAGCCGAAAACCCTGCAGGCACTGGCCTCACTCTGCATTGAGTACGCAGACCCTCGAAGCCTCTACTGGGCGCTTCACTATCTAGACCAATCCGAGGCCGACCAGGCGATTCAGTCCCTCCCGCTCGTAGCGCGCTCACTCCTCATTATGAATGAACCGGAGGCCTCCTTAAGAGTGACACTAGGCGCGCTCGAACAGTTCCCGACCCACCCACATTTACTCGAAACTCTGAGCCGCATCTACGAGGCAGAAGGTGATTGGATCGCGGCGATTCAAACACGAGACACCCTGATCGATATCCTCAAATCCGCGCTTTCCAAGTACTCCACAGACAACACCCCCGAGCTGCAGGGAGCCCTCGACGTAGAAGGCGCAACCGCTCGCATTGAGGACGCGACCCGCCACCTACAAAAGGGATTACATGTTGTGGATTTGGAGGTGATAGAGGGCGAGTTTGGTCTCTCGCGGCTTAATCATCCTCAGGGGCTTCATACGCTCATCGCCCGACTATCTGTTGAACCGAGGGCTACGGAACTCTTGGGCATGGCCCAAAGGCTATGGGCGCAATCCCAGGAGTATGACCTCGACCTCCATCTCGGGTCCCTGAATCTGGCTGCGGCCATCGAGTGGAGCACCCGCAAGCTATTCTGGATGCCGCACCCTGAGCCGAAGGCTTGGGAGGTCTATGGCGTAGAGGAGGACCAGATACGTGCAGCCGTGAGGTTGCTGCAATCATCCCTAAAGTTCGAGGTCCTACCGGCGTCCGTCTATCAGCTTATCAGCCGAGCGCAGCGCCACGAGATGGAGCGTTGGCTCCTGGCATACCTACTCCATGTGGACTCGGATTCCCTGGCGAGCGCTCGGATGCTCATTTAG
- a CDS encoding PPK2 family polyphosphate kinase, translating to MPYPEWLQAPKKVDLSKISTRGEKDPNGKKISREKAEAKHAENIAALEELQFKLSAESKHKILIVFQAMDTAGKDGAIRKVFGPLNPQGVRVHSFKKPTEKELSHDYLWRVHQHTPETGHIQIFNRSHYEDVLVVRVHNLVPEEQWKKRYEHIRNFEKLLADEGTMIMKFMLHISPEEQKERLEKRLQDPERVWKFRKGDLDERKLWAKYQEAYEVAIEETHKDHAPWYIIPADKKWYRNYVLSTIMREHLERLDLKWPLAEEGLDEVVVEDL from the coding sequence ATGCCCTATCCTGAGTGGCTTCAGGCCCCAAAAAAGGTGGACCTGTCCAAAATCAGCACCCGCGGCGAGAAAGACCCCAACGGAAAGAAGATTTCACGTGAAAAGGCTGAGGCCAAACACGCCGAGAATATTGCAGCACTCGAGGAACTACAGTTCAAGCTCAGTGCCGAATCCAAACATAAGATTCTGATCGTCTTTCAGGCCATGGATACGGCTGGAAAAGATGGGGCGATCCGTAAGGTCTTTGGTCCACTCAATCCCCAGGGCGTTCGAGTTCATTCGTTCAAGAAGCCAACCGAAAAAGAGCTTTCCCACGACTACCTCTGGAGGGTGCATCAACACACCCCTGAGACCGGACACATTCAAATCTTCAACCGCTCCCATTACGAGGATGTTCTGGTGGTGCGAGTACACAATCTGGTCCCAGAGGAGCAGTGGAAGAAGCGCTACGAACATATCCGCAACTTCGAAAAATTGCTCGCCGACGAGGGCACCATGATCATGAAGTTCATGCTTCATATCTCGCCTGAGGAGCAGAAGGAGCGTCTGGAGAAGCGCCTTCAGGATCCTGAGCGCGTCTGGAAATTTCGCAAGGGCGACCTCGACGAGCGCAAGCTCTGGGCGAAGTATCAGGAGGCATATGAAGTAGCGATCGAGGAGACCCATAAGGACCACGCGCCGTGGTACATCATCCCAGCCGATAAGAAGTGGTATCGAAACTATGTGCTCTCGACGATCATGCGGGAACATCTGGAGAGGCTTGACTTGAAATGGCCGCTGGCGGAAGAGGGTCTAGACGAAGTGGTAGTTGAGGACCTATGA
- a CDS encoding sigma-70 family RNA polymerase sigma factor: protein MLSLKPEQTAVTDPNALSDDELLSQYDGIVNRIVFKILKKLGTDVPVEDLKGYAYQGLLDARQKFDATGRVSFGTYAYYRIYGSVLDGIREQGWLTRNHVRRLQRLNAANEKLREQAEIDAHSPRATTSEEAYDRVGEMVSEIGMIVYLTDQDTDELSTEPKQEDRLLKEQSTHVLKEAMGTLTDLEREIVRRHYYENTPMKEIADDYDRSKSWVSRIHTQALKKLAQFFEEHR, encoded by the coding sequence ATGTTGTCGCTGAAACCTGAACAAACAGCCGTAACCGACCCAAACGCGCTCAGCGATGATGAGCTGCTTTCCCAGTATGATGGGATCGTAAATCGCATCGTTTTTAAGATCCTGAAGAAGCTAGGTACAGATGTGCCTGTTGAGGACTTGAAGGGGTATGCCTACCAGGGTCTCTTAGACGCACGGCAAAAGTTTGATGCCACGGGCCGAGTTAGCTTTGGGACCTATGCCTACTATCGGATTTATGGGTCGGTGCTTGATGGAATCAGGGAGCAAGGCTGGTTGACGCGCAATCATGTGCGTCGGCTTCAGCGACTGAATGCAGCCAATGAAAAGTTGCGGGAGCAGGCTGAGATCGATGCGCATTCGCCGCGGGCGACGACCTCTGAGGAAGCGTACGATCGTGTGGGTGAAATGGTCTCCGAGATCGGGATGATCGTCTATTTGACGGACCAAGACACGGACGAGTTGTCCACTGAACCGAAACAGGAAGACCGTCTGCTTAAAGAGCAGAGCACACACGTTCTAAAAGAAGCGATGGGGACTTTGACTGATTTGGAGCGTGAGATCGTACGTCGGCACTACTATGAAAACACGCCGATGAAAGAGATTGCAGACGATTATGACCGTTCAAAGTCCTGGGTATCGCGGATTCATACGCAAGCATTGAAGAAGCTCGCGCAGTTCTTTGAGGAGCATAGGTAG